The Natronoglycomyces albus genome has a segment encoding these proteins:
- a CDS encoding ABC transporter permease, giving the protein MIRTLSLVKYHWFSLWNWRHAYLGRLIEPVVFFVFLAAGVAGFVGSDSEDSFQAYLSFAMLGIACLVAFRAVTATLSDVANDRKWGVYAIFSMQGGSTIGYLLSIAIIACGLFLAQILILFGLYWLIGGNALGGIDFLRVVGIGSLIVIGWVGVGTAIGTKVQSYARRNFLVTIISMPAVLAAPLFYPLESAPTYLRVIASFNPVTYQVGWLRLDDMSLLMASGAALGWAVIGSALAGLFLARSDLLSPER; this is encoded by the coding sequence GTGATCCGTACCCTTTCACTGGTCAAGTACCACTGGTTCTCGCTGTGGAATTGGCGGCACGCCTACCTGGGCCGTCTGATCGAGCCGGTAGTGTTCTTCGTCTTCCTCGCAGCTGGGGTCGCCGGATTCGTCGGCTCAGACAGCGAAGACTCCTTCCAGGCCTACCTCAGCTTCGCCATGCTCGGCATCGCTTGTCTCGTGGCCTTCCGCGCCGTGACCGCGACACTGTCCGATGTGGCCAACGACCGCAAGTGGGGTGTCTACGCCATCTTCTCGATGCAAGGTGGCTCCACCATCGGCTACCTGCTCAGCATCGCCATCATCGCCTGCGGCCTCTTCCTGGCCCAGATTCTCATCCTCTTCGGCCTGTACTGGCTCATCGGTGGCAACGCCCTGGGCGGGATCGACTTCCTGCGGGTGGTGGGCATCGGCAGCCTCATCGTCATCGGCTGGGTCGGCGTCGGCACCGCGATCGGCACCAAGGTTCAGTCCTATGCCCGCCGCAACTTCCTCGTCACGATCATCTCGATGCCAGCCGTGCTGGCCGCGCCGCTGTTCTACCCCCTGGAATCGGCCCCGACCTATCTGCGGGTGATCGCCTCGTTTAACCCCGTGACCTACCAGGTCGGATGGTTGCGCCTGGACGACATGTCCCTGTTGATGGCGAGTGGGGCCGCCCTGGGCTGGGCCGTCATCGGCAGCGCCCTCGCCGGGCTCTTCCTGGCCCGATCGGACCTACTTTCCCCGGAACGCTAA
- a CDS encoding serine hydrolase domain-containing protein, giving the protein MKRRQILSSAASAAAIPVVLHATGTASHADLSGPTAEEEAKPMAVTPAGPPTVSPDDLEFSPVSLRYGSARQAGLIAEHIDRIVPETSAHLEGPSPSFPGFVVLAARNGVIVTHEAVGHQLRYESWDAQNQEAIELPADQWEQMRPDTIFDLASISKLFTEVVAGQFLDQGLLELDAPLIEYLPEFDSLDAEKSPITIRQLLAHTSGMIAFINLYRLPDNEARMREIYEFPLQFEPGTSYTYSDLNLIVLAKALERISGQGLDVLVREGITEPLGMTDTGYNPSSEVYGRTAATEYQPWIPERGLVRGSVHDENAWSFGGVAGHAGLFSTARDLATFGQMVLNGGEYGGARILSEETTRLIFTNDNADRPPSAARGLGWQINQPFYMDAMTSPVTVGHTGFTGTSLVLDPLSGSMLILLSNRVHPTRERGTASVYRRAAARPMSRAVPVRPTQGSSCWFSGQEDGTTSTLTVPLSQPVSQGSLSFDLWYDTEPTDIGRLLASADGREWTPVPFEATVRDHQWSSDGSFAGFSGRQWASASASLPVGTTQVRFSYESDQLYQGRGIYVDAIVARNRRRPIFMSARRADADSMRLEGWSESGD; this is encoded by the coding sequence ATGAAACGCCGACAGATTCTCTCCTCGGCGGCCAGCGCCGCCGCCATTCCCGTTGTTCTCCACGCCACGGGTACGGCCTCCCACGCCGACCTCAGTGGCCCCACCGCAGAGGAAGAGGCGAAGCCCATGGCTGTGACGCCAGCGGGTCCGCCCACGGTGAGCCCCGACGACTTGGAGTTTTCCCCTGTGTCCCTTCGCTATGGTTCGGCCCGGCAAGCCGGTCTAATCGCCGAACACATCGACCGAATCGTGCCGGAGACCTCAGCCCATCTTGAAGGCCCGTCTCCGTCGTTTCCTGGCTTTGTGGTGCTGGCGGCCCGCAATGGTGTCATTGTCACGCACGAGGCTGTCGGCCATCAATTGCGCTACGAGAGCTGGGATGCGCAGAATCAGGAGGCCATCGAGCTGCCAGCCGATCAGTGGGAGCAGATGCGTCCAGACACCATCTTCGACTTGGCTTCGATTTCCAAGCTGTTCACCGAGGTCGTCGCCGGTCAGTTCCTAGACCAGGGTCTGCTTGAGCTGGATGCGCCGTTGATCGAGTACTTGCCGGAGTTCGATTCGCTTGATGCGGAGAAATCACCGATCACGATTCGCCAGCTATTGGCGCATACCTCGGGCATGATCGCCTTTATCAATTTGTATCGGTTGCCTGACAACGAGGCGCGCATGCGGGAAATATACGAATTTCCCTTGCAGTTCGAACCGGGCACCTCCTACACCTATTCGGACCTCAACCTCATTGTGTTGGCCAAAGCTTTGGAGCGTATCAGCGGCCAGGGGCTTGATGTCTTGGTGCGCGAGGGCATTACCGAGCCGCTGGGAATGACCGACACGGGTTACAACCCTTCTTCAGAGGTGTATGGTCGCACCGCCGCGACCGAGTATCAGCCGTGGATTCCCGAACGTGGTCTGGTGCGCGGTAGCGTTCACGATGAGAACGCCTGGTCTTTCGGTGGCGTCGCCGGCCATGCGGGTCTCTTCTCGACGGCCCGGGATCTAGCTACGTTTGGGCAGATGGTGCTCAATGGAGGTGAGTACGGAGGCGCGCGCATCCTCTCCGAGGAGACGACCCGCTTGATCTTCACCAATGACAATGCCGACCGCCCGCCATCGGCGGCGCGGGGGCTCGGCTGGCAGATCAACCAACCGTTCTATATGGACGCCATGACATCCCCGGTGACGGTGGGACATACCGGGTTTACTGGCACGTCGCTGGTTCTCGACCCGCTGTCGGGCTCGATGTTGATTTTGCTGTCCAACCGAGTTCACCCCACCCGCGAGCGGGGCACAGCGTCGGTCTATCGACGAGCGGCGGCCCGACCGATGAGCCGAGCGGTTCCAGTTCGGCCCACTCAGGGCTCATCGTGTTGGTTCTCCGGGCAGGAGGACGGGACCACTTCGACTCTGACGGTGCCCTTGTCGCAGCCGGTTTCGCAGGGGTCGCTGTCGTTCGACCTGTGGTACGACACCGAGCCGACCGACATCGGTCGATTGTTGGCCTCAGCGGACGGCCGTGAGTGGACTCCGGTGCCTTTCGAGGCGACGGTACGGGACCACCAGTGGAGCAGTGACGGCTCGTTCGCGGGATTTAGCGGCCGTCAGTGGGCCAGCGCGTCCGCGTCTCTGCCCGTTGGCACCACTCAGGTGCGATTTAGCTATGAGAGCGATCAGTTGTATCAGGGGCGCGGGATCTATGTCGACGCCATTGTGGCGAGGAACCGTCGTCGCCCCATCTTTATGAGCGCTCGCAGGGCGGACGCGGACAGTATGCGGCTTGAGGGCTGGAGCGAAAGCGGCGACTAG
- a CDS encoding exo-beta-N-acetylmuramidase NamZ family protein, with translation MKRRKIFGTAALAAGTAVGATVAASPGHARRGPRAVKPGIEMLADTNFKTLKGQAVGVISNPTGIFPDLRHEVDVMHDSGDVNIVAVFGPEHGFRGTSQAGDGEDFFYDPKTGLPVYNAYNDADTMAQQFVDAGVETVVFDIQDVGSRFYTYIWTMYRAMEAAAELGLRFVVLDRPNPISAQEAYGPVLHEQHATFVGLKPISQRHGMTVGELAKLFNGEFLPETSGPVDLTVIEMRGWKPDMYFDETGLPWVAPSPNMPTLDTAIAYPGTCLFEATALSEGRGTTQPFELIGAPDIDHAWEEALNASQLEGVRFREAYFNPWFSKWARQVCGGVEVDVTDRDAFDPIRTGLAMIIAQQQLFDQYQWRDQDGGGAFWLDKLTGNDGIRLAIEDGADIDTVTSIWEDDLEAFRQVRREYLIYRRRGRR, from the coding sequence ATGAAGCGCAGGAAAATATTCGGTACCGCCGCCCTTGCGGCGGGTACCGCCGTCGGCGCGACCGTGGCGGCCAGCCCAGGCCACGCCCGTCGCGGACCCCGGGCCGTCAAACCCGGCATCGAGATGCTGGCGGATACCAATTTCAAAACGCTTAAGGGCCAAGCAGTCGGGGTTATCTCCAACCCGACCGGGATTTTCCCGGACCTGCGCCACGAAGTCGACGTCATGCATGACAGCGGCGACGTCAACATCGTTGCCGTGTTCGGTCCCGAGCACGGTTTCCGCGGTACCTCTCAGGCGGGGGATGGCGAGGACTTCTTCTACGACCCGAAGACCGGTCTGCCGGTGTATAACGCCTACAACGACGCCGACACGATGGCCCAGCAGTTCGTCGACGCTGGGGTGGAGACCGTCGTGTTCGACATCCAAGACGTTGGCTCGCGCTTTTACACCTACATCTGGACGATGTACCGAGCCATGGAGGCCGCTGCGGAGCTGGGACTGCGCTTTGTCGTGCTCGACCGCCCCAACCCCATCAGCGCCCAAGAGGCCTACGGCCCGGTTCTGCACGAGCAGCATGCCACGTTCGTCGGTCTCAAACCGATCTCACAGCGCCACGGGATGACCGTTGGAGAGCTGGCCAAGCTCTTCAACGGCGAGTTTCTACCGGAGACTTCGGGCCCGGTGGATCTGACGGTCATCGAAATGCGGGGCTGGAAGCCCGACATGTACTTCGATGAGACCGGTTTGCCGTGGGTAGCCCCCTCCCCCAACATGCCCACGCTGGACACGGCGATTGCCTACCCGGGCACGTGCCTATTTGAGGCGACGGCGCTCTCGGAGGGTCGCGGCACGACTCAACCGTTTGAGTTGATCGGCGCGCCCGACATTGACCATGCGTGGGAAGAGGCGCTCAATGCCTCCCAATTGGAGGGCGTGCGATTCCGCGAGGCGTACTTCAATCCGTGGTTCTCCAAGTGGGCCAGGCAAGTGTGCGGCGGGGTCGAAGTCGACGTCACCGACCGCGATGCCTTCGACCCGATCCGGACCGGGCTGGCCATGATCATCGCCCAACAGCAGCTTTTCGACCAATATCAATGGCGTGACCAGGATGGCGGCGGCGCGTTTTGGCTCGACAAACTGACCGGAAACGACGGGATTCGACTCGCCATCGAGGACGGTGCCGATATCGACACCGTCACCTCGATTTGGGAGGACGATCTCGAGGCTTTCCGGCAGGTGCGTCGAGAGTACTTGATCTATAGACGTCGCGGTCGTCGCTAA
- a CDS encoding glycoside hydrolase family 3 protein has translation MSFGNPLSSKSRRWRFALAATMTGALLATTTVAASASAQPGPPENPGKGSGIVDEIKRKIYVKKTLRSMTLEEKVGQLFMPYVYGQTSDTTNPADVAANQALHGVDNGDELMEVYNPGGIIYFAWSNNVDNPNQIAGLSNGLQMAATNTGPEVPLLISTDQEHGRVARVTDPATQFPGAMALGATHDPQAAYSAADIAGLELGAVGINQNFAPVADVNVNPNNPVIGIRSFSSDPHLTADMVSAQVTGYQEGSGGIAAAAKHFPGHGNTDVDSHYALPVIPHTYEEWQQYDAPPFEAAIADGIDVIMTAHIQFPALDDSGRPATLSQPIMTDLLRDQLGFEGLIMSDSLAMEGVREDFTDEEVPVYALQAGVDMLLMPPDTELAFNAVLDAIAEGELTESRIDESVKRVLSLKHKRGIVADPFVDEDAVDDIVGIPSHRELAADLSAQTTTLVQNDGTLPLDAAAGLTTLVTGNGASAVESIAQQLGDRGYDATSLHTGTAPGQEDIDAAVAAAAESDLVVLTTTGVNENSGQLPLIEALLASDTPVVAIGTGTPYDIAHYPQVEAYVATYGTTGDSLTSLVQVLFNESPPIGALPVTIPVADDEDTALFEIGHGLGY, from the coding sequence ATGAGCTTCGGCAATCCCCTGAGCAGTAAATCCCGTCGGTGGCGGTTCGCCCTAGCCGCCACGATGACGGGCGCTCTCCTGGCCACCACCACGGTGGCCGCCTCCGCTTCGGCGCAGCCGGGCCCGCCAGAGAACCCCGGCAAAGGTAGCGGAATCGTTGATGAGATCAAGCGCAAGATCTATGTGAAAAAGACGCTGCGATCGATGACCTTGGAAGAGAAGGTCGGGCAGCTATTCATGCCTTATGTTTATGGGCAGACTTCCGACACCACCAACCCGGCCGATGTGGCGGCCAACCAAGCTCTCCACGGAGTCGACAACGGGGATGAGCTCATGGAGGTCTATAACCCCGGTGGCATCATCTACTTCGCCTGGTCGAACAATGTGGACAACCCCAACCAGATCGCTGGCCTCTCCAACGGCCTGCAAATGGCGGCGACCAACACCGGTCCAGAAGTGCCACTGTTGATCTCGACCGACCAAGAACACGGCCGTGTCGCTCGGGTTACCGACCCGGCCACGCAGTTCCCCGGCGCGATGGCACTTGGCGCGACTCACGACCCGCAGGCGGCCTACTCCGCCGCCGATATCGCGGGCCTCGAACTCGGGGCGGTGGGTATCAATCAGAACTTCGCCCCCGTCGCCGACGTCAACGTCAACCCCAACAACCCGGTCATTGGCATCCGGTCCTTCTCCTCGGACCCGCACTTGACCGCTGACATGGTCAGCGCCCAGGTCACCGGTTACCAGGAAGGCAGCGGAGGCATCGCCGCAGCCGCCAAACACTTCCCCGGCCACGGCAACACCGACGTCGACAGCCACTACGCGCTCCCGGTCATCCCCCACACCTACGAGGAATGGCAGCAATACGACGCGCCACCATTCGAGGCCGCCATCGCCGATGGCATCGACGTCATCATGACCGCGCACATTCAATTCCCCGCCCTGGACGACTCCGGTCGCCCCGCCACGCTGTCGCAGCCGATCATGACCGACCTGCTGCGCGACCAGTTGGGTTTCGAGGGACTGATCATGTCCGACTCGCTAGCCATGGAAGGCGTGCGGGAGGACTTCACCGATGAGGAAGTCCCGGTATACGCGCTTCAGGCCGGAGTGGACATGCTGCTCATGCCGCCGGACACGGAGTTGGCCTTCAACGCCGTGCTGGATGCGATCGCCGAAGGTGAACTCACCGAGTCACGCATTGACGAGTCTGTGAAGCGCGTTCTGTCTCTCAAACACAAGCGGGGCATCGTCGCTGATCCGTTCGTCGATGAGGACGCCGTCGATGACATCGTCGGTATCCCCTCTCACCGCGAGCTAGCCGCAGACCTGTCGGCACAAACCACGACGCTGGTGCAAAACGACGGAACCCTCCCACTGGACGCCGCAGCCGGTCTCACCACCCTAGTGACCGGAAACGGCGCGTCGGCGGTGGAGAGTATCGCCCAGCAGCTAGGTGACCGTGGCTACGACGCTACGTCGCTTCACACCGGGACCGCCCCGGGTCAAGAGGACATCGACGCCGCCGTCGCCGCTGCGGCGGAATCCGATTTGGTCGTCCTCACCACCACTGGGGTCAACGAAAATTCTGGCCAGCTGCCTCTCATCGAGGCCTTGTTGGCCAGTGACACCCCCGTTGTGGCCATTGGGACTGGAACTCCATACGACATCGCGCACTATCCACAGGTGGAGGCCTACGTCGCCACCTATGGCACGACCGGTGACTCCCTTACCTCGCTGGTCCAGGTGCTGTTCAACGAAAGCCCCCCGATCGGGGCACTGCCGGTGACAATCCCTGTCGCCGACGATGAGGACACCGCCCTGTTCGAGATCGGACACGGCCTGGGCTACTAG
- a CDS encoding ABC transporter ATP-binding protein, with the protein MIKVENVSKTYKGASRKAVDSINLSVGEGELVALVGHNGAGKSTLFDILAGLISADSGTVTRDVLTHELGWCPQRTVVDWSLTVRQNISMALELRSKRLRVERDTVASITELMGLERYIDREVELLSGGELQRTQIARAIAGDPQLLILDEPTTGLDPDAIKRVMEYLSRRTAAGATAIVSTHETSRFLGYCTRAIAMNEGRIIADADIDTFMNVVPASDDLWDAYKVHVDLSTGGGTA; encoded by the coding sequence GTGATCAAAGTCGAGAATGTCAGCAAGACATATAAAGGAGCCTCCCGCAAGGCCGTCGATAGCATCAACCTCTCCGTCGGCGAGGGTGAACTCGTCGCCCTCGTGGGCCACAACGGGGCCGGGAAGTCAACCCTGTTCGACATCCTCGCCGGGCTAATCTCGGCTGACTCCGGCACTGTCACCAGGGACGTCCTCACCCACGAACTAGGCTGGTGCCCACAGCGCACCGTCGTGGACTGGTCGTTGACCGTGCGCCAGAACATCTCCATGGCGCTTGAACTACGCAGCAAGCGCCTGCGCGTCGAACGCGACACGGTCGCCTCCATCACTGAACTCATGGGCTTGGAGCGATACATCGATCGCGAAGTGGAGCTGCTCTCCGGTGGCGAACTGCAACGCACCCAGATCGCCCGTGCTATCGCCGGTGACCCGCAGCTGCTGATCCTAGACGAGCCGACCACCGGCCTAGACCCTGACGCGATCAAGCGCGTCATGGAATACCTGAGTCGGCGCACCGCCGCAGGTGCCACCGCGATTGTCAGCACCCACGAGACGTCCCGGTTCCTCGGCTACTGCACCCGGGCGATCGCCATGAACGAAGGGCGTATTATCGCCGACGCCGACATCGATACGTTCATGAACGTCGTCCCCGCCTCAGACGACCTGTGGGACGCCTACAAGGTCCACGTCGACCTCAGTACCGGCGGAGGCACCGCGTGA